The following are encoded together in the Peromyscus leucopus breed LL Stock chromosome 1, UCI_PerLeu_2.1, whole genome shotgun sequence genome:
- the LOC114706657 gene encoding olfactory receptor 52B4-like, with protein sequence MGPWQGVDRQAGLKITCDMKVERMVQEVGDEQSWIWPLLAFAYLIDFPKGAYIFTVSVLLIDLCYGTIFPIVFLLKRVTFCRTNILPHTACEHTGLSKYACNGLQVNIWYGFFVLMSTVTLDVVLIFISYMLILHAIFRLPSQDARHKALNTCGSHVCVIILFYGPGIFSTLTNQFGHQISADIHVLLANVCILAPPMLNPIIYGVKTKQIRDQVTHVLFLKVI encoded by the exons ATGGGGCCATGGCAGGGTGTTGATCGACAAGCAGGACTAAAGATCACCTGTGACATGAAAGTGGAGAGGATGGTACAGGag gTGGGTGATGAACAGAGCTGGATTTGGCCCCTTTTAGCATTTGCATACCTCATTGACTTCCCTAAGGGTGCATACATTTTTACTGTTAGTGTGTTGTTGATTGACTTGTG TTATGGTACAATTTTCCCCATAGTATTCCTTCTTAAAAGAGTCACATTCTGCAGAACCAATATTCTTCCACATACAGCTTGTGAACACACTGGCTTGTCCAAATATGCTTGTAATGGCCTTCAAGTAAATATCTGgtatggattttttgttttaatgtcaaCTGTCACTTTAGATGTTGtgctaatatttatttcttatatgcTGATTCTCCATGCTATCTTCCGCCTCCCTTCCCAAGATGCTCGCCACAAAGCTCTGAATACTTGTGGGTCCCATGTCTGTGTCATCATACTCTTTTATGGTCCTGGGATCTTCTCAACCCTCACAAATCAATTTGGACACCAGATTTCAGCGGATATCCATGTCCTGCTTGCCAATGTTTGCATTCTGGCTCCACCAATGTTGAATCCCATCATCTATGGGGTCAAGACCAAACAAATCCGAGACCAAGTGACTCATGTCTTGTTTCTGAAAGTAATATGA
- the LOC114706705 gene encoding LOW QUALITY PROTEIN: olfactory receptor 52B4-like (The sequence of the model RefSeq protein was modified relative to this genomic sequence to represent the inferred CDS: inserted 1 base in 1 codon): protein MATFNYTGTSHSLFILLGIPGLEDQHTWISLPFFISYLVALFGNSILILVIITERSLHEPMYLFLCMLAVADLILSTTTVPKALAIFWFHAGAISLDGCVTQIFFIHATFIXESGILLSMAFDRYVAICDPLHYSTVLSHMAIIRIGLAVVLRSFCVILPDVFLVKRLPFCRSNVLPHTYCEHMAVAKFACADIRVNVWYGLSVLLSTVVLDALLILVSYSLILYAVFRLPSRGARQKALGTCGSHLGVISMFYLPGIFTIITQRFGHHVPLHTHILLANVCMLAPPMLNPIIYGIKTRQIRERVLSTLASQWKLC from the exons ATGGCAACTTTTAACTACACAGGAACCAGTCATTCACTCTTTATTCTGCTGGGCATCCCTGGCCTGGAAGACCAACACACATGgatctctctccccttcttcatTTCCTACCTGGTTGCACTCTTTGGAAACAGCATTCTTATCCTTGTCATCATCACCGAACGCAGCCTCCATGAACCCATGTACCTCTTCCTCTGCATGCTGGCTGTGGCTGACCTCATCCTGTCTACTACCACTGTACCCAAGGCTCTGGCCATATTCTGGTTTCACGCTGGAGCGATTTCCCTTGATGGATGCGTCACTCAAATCTTCTTCATCCATGCCACCTTCA GCGAATCGGGGATTCTGTTGTCCATGGCGTtcgaccgctatgtggccatctgtgaCCCACTGCACTACAGCACAGTGCTCAGTCACATGGCGATCATTAGGATTGGCTTGGCTGTGGTCCTGAGAAGCTTCTGTGTGATTCTCCCAGATGTGTTCCTGGTGAAACGGCTGCCTTTCTGCCGCAGCAACGTGCTGCCGCACACCTACTGTGAGCACATGGCTGTTGCTAAATTTGCCTGCGCTGATATTCGTGTCAATGTTTGGTATGGCTTGTCTGTCCTCCTCTCCACTGTAGTGCTCGATGCCTTGCTCATCTTGGTCTCCTACAGTCTCATTCTTTACGCAGTCTTCCGCCTTCCCTCCAGAGGAGCCCGGCAGAAGGCGCTGGGCACATGTGGGTCCCACCTTGGTGTCATTTCCATGTTTTACCTGCCTGGCATTTTTACCATAATTACCCAGAGGTTTGGGCACCACGTTCCTCTCCATACCCACATTCTACTGGCCAACGTCTGCATGTTGGCCCCTCCCATGCTGAATCCCATCATCTATGGGATCAAAACCAGGCAGATTCGTGAGCGTGTGCTTAGTACTTTGGCTTCACAGTGGAAACTCTGCTAA